Genomic window (Streptosporangium brasiliense):
CCCCGGGCGACCGTCCGGGCGGTCCGTCAGGTGGTTCCTCAGGAGGGAAAGGCGGGATCCGGATGCCGAGCACGACCTGGCGCCCGAAGCGGCCGGGCAGGCTGATCGCACGGATCCTCATCGGCCTGCTCGTCGTGCTGGTGGTGCTCGCCGTCGGCGGATACTTCACGGTCAACTCGCGGCTGACCCGGATCGAGGCGCTCACCGACTACGACGGCCGCCCTGCCGACACCCCCGGCACCAACTGGCTGCTGGTCGGCTCCGACAGCCGCGCCGGCCTGACCAAGGCGCAGCGCAGGAAGCTCGCCACCGGCAACTCCATCGGCCGCCGGACCGACACGATGATGCTGCTGCACATCCCCGACAGCGGCGACCGGCCGACCCTGGTCAGCCTCCCGCGTGACTCCTACGTGCCGATCGACGGCCACGGCAGCGACAAGCTCAACGCCGCCTACGCCTACGACGACGGCGGCCCCAAGCTCCTGGCCAAGACCGTCGAGAAGGTCACCGGGCTCCGCATCGACCACTACATGGAGATCGGCTTCGGCGGCTTCGTGGGCATCGTCGACGCCATCGGCGGGGTCGAGATCAACGTCAAGCAGGCCATCAAGGACCCCAAGGCGGGCATCGACCTGAAGAAGGGCCTGCAGACGATGGACGGCGGCACGGCCCTCGGTTACGTCCGCACCCGCGCCACCGGCGCCATCCCCGACTTCGACCGGACCCAGCGCCAGCGCCAGTTCTTCTCCGCGGTGGTGAACAAGGCGGCCAGCCCCGGAGTGCTGATCAACCCCTTCCGCTCCGTCCCGCTCGCGCTGAACGCCGCCGACTCCGTGTCCGTCGGCGAGGAGACCGGTGCCTTCAACCTGCTCTCCCTCGGCCTCGCCATGGGTGACAACCCGGTGACCACGGTCGTCCCGGTCGGCTCGCTGCCGACCATCAACGGCCAGTCGGTCGTCAAGTGGGACCGGACCAAGGCCCTGCGCATGTTCGAGGCCCTGGCCCAGGACAAGCCGGTCCCCAAGGACGCCCTCGGCAAGTAGCGGCTCGCCCCGGCCCCGGGCCGGCGTCCCGGCCGGTCGCCTGCCAGCCGCCTGCCCGCCGCCTCCTGGGGCCGATGTCGCGGATCCCCGGCCCGGCCCCGGTCGCCCCGGCCCCGGCCGGGGCGGCGGCTCAGGTGGACGCGCTGGTGGAGGCGGCGACGGTGGCGGCGATCACGCCGGCCATGACGGCGGCGTTGATCGCGGCGATGGTCTTGGCGACGGCCTCGCCGGCCCAGTCGCCCTCGGTGATCTCCTTGATGCGTTCCTTGCTCGCGCCCGGGAACGCCTTGCGATCGATCTTGGCCGCGTGCAGGACGGCGATCAGCACGGCGATCCGCCTGTCGGGGACGGCTCCGGACAGCACGCTTTGGACGCGCTCGCGCACGGCCAGCTCGACGCTGGGGTCACGCTCCGGGTAGCGGGTGCTGGGGAAGATCCCGAGGATCTTCCGCGTCTCCTCGCCCAGCACACCACGCTCGGCCAGGCGGGAGAGCAGGCGCTTGCGGAGCTTGGCCGAGTGGAGCTTGTAGATCCACCAGTCGGGCTTGCGCTCCTTGGTGTCGGCGGCGATCCTGGCCAGTGTCGCGTCCAGCTCCTCCTCGCCGAGAGGGGTGGGGTCCAGGACGGTCACCTTCTTGCCGGCCAGGTCGATCCGGCCGTTGACGGTCAGCTCCGCCAGAAGAGCGCCGCCGAGCGCGGCGTCGAGCTCCGACGAGCTGACCAGCTGCCTGCCCTCCGCTTCGCTGTAGGCGAGCAGGAGAACTTCTTCGGCGATGGTCGTCATGCTCCGACCCTATGCCGTAAGCACTACGTAATCGCCGGCGGCGGCCGGCCGGGATAGCTTCGCACCAGGGCCTGGAGGACGCTTCGAGGATCGGGCCCCGGAGGACATCATGCGGATCGGAAAGCTGCTCCGGCACCCGGCGACCTGGGTGGTCATGACGTTGGGCGCCGTCGCGTTCGGCGTCGCCCTGTATCTGTTCCAGCCCTGGCGCCTGTTCACCACCGTCGAGGTGGACGAGGCCGTGCCGGTCGCGGCGGCCCCGCGGACCGCGGCCCCGGAGACCGCTGTCCCGCCAGGCACCTCCCCGCAGGCCACGGCCACTCCGTCGCCGGGCGGGCCCGGACAGGCCGCGGAGCGGCCCGAGACTCTGGCCACGGGCACGTTCGTCGCGCACGAGCACAGCACCGAGGGCAGGGCCAGGGTGCTCGAACTGGCCGACGGGAGCCGGGTGCTCAGGATCGAGGACCTGGACACCTCCGACGGCCCCGACCTCCGGGTCTGGCTGAGCGACCAGCCCGTCAAGGAGGGCAGGGCCGGGTGGTTCAACCTCGACGACGGCGAGCACCTCGAACTGGGCGAGCTCAAGGGCAACCGGGGCAACGCGAACTACGCCATCCCGGCCGGGGCCGACCTGGACAGCCTGAAGACCGTCACCATCTGGTGCAGGCGCTTCAGCGTCTCCTTCGGCGCCGCGGCTCTGACCTGAGACAGGCGCCAGGGTTCCGGTCCGGGGCCGGTGGTGCTGCCCGGGGCTGGTCCGGGGCCGGTGGTGCTGCCCGGGGCTGTCCGGGGCAGCCGGGACTGGGGCGGGGCCGCCGGGGCTCTGGTCCGGAGCCGGCGGGGCTGCCCGGGGCGGAGATCGGCGCCGGGTCCTGGGTTGAGACAATGCTCGGCTTATGAGCATCTCTGCGGAACTCCACGCCATCGGCCGCCCGCTCGTCGAGGCGCAGCTCGCCCACCCGACGGTGGTGGGGATCGCCCGGGGGGACCTGCCGGAGCCGGTGTTCCGGTCGTGGCTGGAGCAGGACTACCTGTTCCTCCTCGATTACGTCCGGGTGTTCTCCCGGCTGGCCTGGCAGGCCCCCGACGGGCACCTGGGTGACCTGGTGGACCTGGCCCACGCCACCTTCCACGAGGAGCTGAACCTGCACCGGTCGCTGTCGGCGGGCTTCGGCGCCGACCTCGACAGGGCCGAGAAGGGGCCGGCCTGCGCCGCCTACACCTCGTTCCTGCTCGGCTCCGCGGCGGACTACGCCGACGGTCTGGCCGCGCTGTATCCCTGCATGTGGGGCTACTCCACCCTCGGCCGCGTCCTCGCGGAGAATCCCCCGGCCGAGCCGCGCTACCGGGCCTGGGTCGACACCTACGCGCATCCCGACTTCGCCGCGCTGACCGGACGCATCGCCGTGATGATCGACGAGGCCGTGCCCGACCTCGGCCGGGCCAAGGAGCTGTTCACCGAGGGGATGGCCCACGAGCTGGCCTTCTGGGACGTGCCCTGACCTGGTCCTCCGGGGCCGGTCCAGGTGGCCCGCGCGCATATGTTGGCGGGGTCACGGGCGGACGAGCCGCTTTACCCCCCATCTGGTGACGGACTTGAAAGAATGGTTGTCATGAGTGTTCCTGAGGTCGATGCGCGGGACGTGCCGGACGGCGCGTTCCTGCTTGACGTACGAGAGAACGACGAGTGGCGGGCCGGGCACGCGCCGGCGGCCGTCCACATCCCGCTCGGCGAGCTTCAGGCCCGGGTGGACGAGGTGCCGAAGGACGCGCCCGTCTACGTGGTCTGCCGCGTGGGTGGCCGTTCCGCGCACGCCGCCGCCTGGCTCGGGCACGTCGGCTGGGACGCGATCAACGTGGGCGGTGGCATGCAGTCCTGGGAGTCCGCGGGCCGTCCGATGGTCAGCGAGAGCGGTCAGGACCCGTTCGTGGCCTGACCCGGCCCTTGCGCAGAAGGGAGGAAATGACATAATTCACGGCGAATCATCTACCGCGGGAGCTCGGGCGCAACCGGGCTGAGAGGGCGGAACCACGTAGAGGGCCGGGCAGGCCCTCCGACGCGCCGCCGACCGCATGAACCTGTCCGGGTAATGCCGGCGTAGGGAGCTTTCCATGACGTCTGACGTCATCGATGCCAAGCATGCCGAGGCGCCTCTCACTCTCGACCAAGCTCCGCCGAAGACCCTCGGCGCGCTCGACCAGGGCGCGTTCTGGGCCAATCTGGGCGTCAGCCTGCTCGGGTTCTCCTTCGCGCTCTTCCTGATCAACCCGCTGCTCGACGACAACCCGCTCACCTTCACCGCGGCGCTGGTCGCCTCCCTGGTCGGCAGCCTCATCGGCACCGCCATGGTCGGCCTCGCCGCGGTCCCGGGCGCGCAGACCGGCCAGCCCGCGATGGTGCTGCTGCGCGGGCTGTTCGGCGCGAGACTCTCGGCCGTCCCGACCGTGCTCAACATCATCCAGATGATCGGCTGGGGCGCGTTCGAGCTGTGGGTCGTCGCGATGGGCGCGCAGGCGATCTTCGGAACGTCCGTCCCCTACGCGGTCTGGGCGATCGCGGCCGGGGTCCTGACGACGGCGCTGACCATCTATCCTCTGGGTGCCATCCGGTTGATCCGGCGCTTCGTCACGGCCGGCGTGATCATCTCGGTTGTCTGGTTCGCGGTGGTGTTCGTCCGCGACACCCCTGCCCAGACCGGCGGCTCCTGGGACGCCTTCGCCTCGGCCGTCGACTTCGTGATCGCCCTGTCGGTGTCGTGGGTGCCGGTCGCGGCGGACTACGCCAGGCACTCGCGCTCCAGCCGCGCGGCCTTCACCGGCGTCGTCGGCGGCTACACCGTCGCCCAGGTGGCGTGCCTGGCCGTCGGCGTCTACGCGGTGGCGCTCGCCGGCCACGGCGCGGTGCTGGGCCAGCCGACCGCCGTGTTCGCCCCGTTCGTGGCGGCCCCGCTCGGCGCGCTGTTCTTCGGCGTCCTCGTGCTGCGCGAGACCGACCAGTCGTTCGCGAACGTCTACTCCACCGCGATGTCGCTGCAGAACCTGATGCCCCGGGTGGACCGCCGGATCTTCTCCGTGGGCATCGGAGTGCTAACCACGGGCATGGCCCTCGTCGTCGACGTCAACTCCTACGGGGCCTTCCTCGGCATCATCGGCGCGGTGTTCGTGCCGATGCTCGGCGTGCTGGCGGTCGACTACTTCCTGCTCGGCCACGGCAAGGACTGGGACACCTCCGAGAACGCGCCCTCCCGCTGGCTCATGGTGGCCCCGTGGTTGCTGGGCTTCGTCACCTGGTGGATGCTCGCCGCGCCCTCGACCGTGTCGTGGTGGGCGGCGATCTGGAACGGCGCCCGGGACGCCGTCGGCTTCACCCCGCAGCCGTGGATGAGCGCGGCCGTCGGCGCGTTCGTCGTCTCCGGCCTGGTCACCCTCGGCCTCGGCGCGCTCCGCCGCCGCCGCCCGTAGCGGGCGGGGCCGCCCGCCTGGGGCCCGGGGCTACGGGGTGCCGGGCGGCCGGCCCCGGCCGGCCCCCTCGACGCGCAGCAGCCGCTCCTTGGCGGTCGCCCCGCCCGCGTAGCCGCCGAGGACGGCCTCGCTCTCGACCACCCGGTGGCAGGGCACGATCACGCAGACGGGGTTGCTGCCCAGCGCGTTGCCGACCGCGCGCAGCGCCCGCGGCCGGCCGATCCGTTCGGCGATCTCGCGGTAGGTGGTCACCGTCCCGTACGGGACGGCGGTCATCTTCTGCAGCACGGTCCTGGCGAACGGGGTCGCCAGCCGCAGGTCGGCCGTGATGGTGAAGGCGCGCAGCCGTCCGGAGAAGTAGGCGTCCAGCTCCCGGCGGACCGGGTCGAGCCGCCGCGCGTCCGGCCCCATGAAGGAGCCGACCTCCCGGCTGACGCGTTCGAAGACGATGTTCTCGTCCTCGTAGCTGCACGCCACCACCCCCCGGTGCGTCACCGCCAGGACGAGACGCCCCACCGGGCCGTCCAGGGTGCCGAACGCGATGTCGGGGTGGGTGTTCCCTATGTAGTCGGGCGAGGTCACCCGTAGCAGCGCGTCGATGTCACCGGATGACATGGCCCCACCCTTTCGTATCCAGGCGTGTGGTGACCGCAGCGTATCGGACGGATCACCCCAACGAGTGTCAGCACATGCGGACGAAAGTGCCAAGATCAGGCCGGTTGACACGGCACTATGGGTGTGTGGGTGACATCAGGGCCGCCAGTGACGACGGCATCGGCCGTGCGGTCGTCGCCGGCGCGCCCAACGCGATCGTCGCCCTCGACCGGGACCAGACGGTCCTGGCCTGGAATCCCGCCGCCGAACGCCTGTTCGGCTGGCCGGCGGAGGAACTGCTCGGCCGCCGCGCCCCGGTGGTGCCCGAGGAGCTGATGGCCGAGCACAACGCGGTCCTGGAGCGGGTCCGCACCGGCGGCCAGGTCTCGCTGCGGACCAAGCGGTTCCGCCGGGACGGCAGCCTGGTCGACGTGCGGGTCGACACCAGCGCGCTGCGGTCGGAGGCGGGGGCCCTGCTCGGCTACGTCAGCGTCTACCACCTGACCCAGGACGACGAGACGGCCCAGGACCGGGTCGTCCGCCGGGCGCAGCTGGTCCGCAGGCTCACCGACGTGGTCGCCGACATCAACGCCGAGCGGGAGCTGCCCGCGGTCCTCGACCGGATCGCCGCCAGCCTCGCCGAGCTGACGGGGGCCGACGCGGGCGGGTTCGTGCTCATCGAGGGCGACCGGGTCCGCCTCGTGGCCAGCCACCGGCTCCCCGACTCGCTGCGCGACTCCACCGCCGACCTGCGCACGAGCCTGGTCGGCAAGCTCCTGCGCACCGGCCGGACCGTGATGCTGGAGACCGGTGACCAGGCCCGGCTGGACGAGCTGATCTGGTCGCAGCTGCCCGGCCTGCACACCATCGCGCTCGGCGTCGCGGCGGTGGGCAGTCGGCCGTACGGCGCGCTGTACGCCCTGTTCGCCAAGCGCAAGGCCGGCCACGTCGAGCTGGAGCTGCTCGAACTCCTCGCCGGGCACGCCGGGATCGCCGTCGGCAACGCCATGGCCTACCAGGAGGCCGTACGGCAGCGCGCCCACGAGCGGGCGGTGTTCGACGCCAGCGCCGACGGCATCGCGGTCCTCGACAGCACCGGCCGGGTCATCCAGTGGAACCCGGCGGCCGGCGAGCTGACGGGCTTCCCCGCGGCCGAGGTGATCGGCGGGCCGCCGCCGTTCCCGCTGCCGGAGCCGGGTGACAAGCTCACCCTCCAACTGCCCTCGGGCGCCTGGCTGGACGTGCTCTGCGCGGAGATCGTGGAGACGGGCGAGATCGTGGTCGACTTCCGCGACATCACCCGGGCCAAGGAGCTGGAGGAGGCCAAAGATCTCTTCCTGGCCACCACCAGCCATGAGCTGCGCACCCCGATCACGGTGGTGCGCGGCTTCGCCGGCACGCTCGACTCGCGCTGGGACAGCATGACCGACGTCGAGCGCCGGGCCGCGGTGCACACCATCGCCGAGCGGGCGCGCTCCCTCGGCCAGCTCATGGACCACGTGCTGCTGGGCTCCCGGGCCGGGGCGGGCGAGCTCACTCTCAAGATCGAGGGCTTCGACCTCGGCGAGCTGCTCCGGACCGCCACGCTGGGCCTGCCGGTCCTGTCGGACCTGCACCGGGTCGAGGTGAGCGTCCCCGGCGACCTGCCCCCGGTCTCCGGCGACGCGCTGGCCACCGACATCATGCTCGGCCAGCTCCTGGAGAACGCGTTCAAGTATTCGCCGGACGGCGGCCTCATCAGGGTCGAGGCCTGGGCGGCCGGCGACCGGGTGGTGGTGGTCGTCGACGACGAGGGCGTGGGCATAGCCCCGGCCAGCAGAGAACGCGTCTTCGAGCGCTTCGTCCAGGGAGACAGCAGCGACCGCCGCCGGTTCGGCGGGGTCGGCCTGGGCCTCTACATCGTGCGCAGCCTGGCTCAGGCCCAGGGGGCCGAGGTGTCGGCGCACCCTCGGCCGGGCGGCGGCACCCGCATGCGCCTGGCCCTGCGCATTGCCGACACGCCAGGCGCCCTTACCTAAGTGACACGCCGATGCGGTAACGACCCGGTAACGGATGAGCTGATCTATTGTCGAATGTGCACAAGCTGTAATTGACGCCCGGTTTCTAAGACCATCTAACGGGGCATTTCGGTCGTACTGGGGTGTGTTCCTCAGGGGGGAACAGGGATACGGGGAGGTGAGTGCGTCGAGCGTCGTGTTGTTGCCGTATGCACCGTCCAGCGTCGCCGTCGCACGCCAACGCCTCTGCTCTGACCTGCAGGAATGGGGGGTCTACGAGACCGCGATAGATGATGCGGTCCTCGTGGTGAGCGAGCTGCTGAGCAACGCGCTCCGGCACGCGCATCCTTTACCGTCCGGTCAGATCAGGGTGGCGTGGCGCTGGACTGACGGATACGTCGAGGTTGCGGTGAGTGACGGAGGGGCCGCCACAGAGCCGCGCGCCGGACGGCCCACGCTCTCCTCACTGGGGGGCAGGGGTCTCGGCATCGTCGAGTATCTGGCCGCCAAATGGGGGGTCAGGCACGACGGTGAGATCACCACTGTCTGGGCGGTGGTCACGACTGTCAGCACTGTGAGTAACGGTAATGGTCAGGTTTCCATGCCCGAGCCCGCGCTGCGGGAGTGCGGATAGGTCCTGTCCCGCTTCATCGCCGTGAAGCGGGACAAGATCGTGATCATTCTCAGGCGGGGGCCGGACGGTACAGCAGCGCCCTCTCGCCGGCCGTCCACGCCGTGGTGACCAGCAGATAGATCCCGGCCGCGAGCGGGAGCACGGCCGCGGCCAGCACCGTCGCGTACGGCAGGAGCGGCATCACCCTGCGGAGCGCCTCCGGCTGGACCTGGTCGCCCATCGCGCGCCGCATCCGGCGCGATGTGACCGACGCCACGGTGAGCAGCAGCAGGAAGAGACCGGCGAAGACCAGCGTCGGCCCGCTGAGCAGCCCGTACCCGGCGACCGCGCCGGCGAGCTGCTGGCCCAGCGGCACGCCGAACAGCCCGTGGGTGAGCAGGGCGTTCGCGTGCCCGGCGATCACCGAGGAGGTGAAGACCCGGTACGTCACCATGAGGAACGGCAGCTGGGCCAGGCCCGGCAGGCAGCCGGCCAGCGGGGAGGCCTTCTCCCCGGCGTAGAGCGCGGCCAGCTCCCGGCGGAGCCGCTCGGGGTCGTGGCCGTGCCTGCTCCTCAGCTCCTGGAGCCGGGGGGCCAGCCGTGCCCTGACCCGCTCGCCCCTGGCCTGCATGACGCTGAGCGGCAGCAGCAGGAGCCGGACGGCGAGGGTGAACAGGACGATCGCCGGCGCGGTGGAGCCCAGCGGCCCGGCGAGCGCGGTGATGAGACCGGCGGTGAACTCGATGACGGGGTCGAACATGGGAGCCCTTCTGACTGGTGTGGGATCAGCACAGAAGGCGCCCGCGGTCCGGACGTGTCGACGCGGTGCTACGCGGGCGCCGGGCCCGCTGACGGTGCTCTCGGCCGTGACCGCCCGGCCGCGTCGGGGTCGCGCTGCCGGACGAACAGGGTCCGCCTGGCCCGCTCGCGCCGGGCCAGCGGCGCTCCCCGCCCCGCCCCGGAGGCGAGGGGCAGCACGCGCAGCGCCCAGGCGAGCAGGAGCACGCCCAGTCCGACCACGGCGGTCGCCGTCACGGCGCCGCCGCCGTCGAAGATCCAGACCGACAGCGTCTGGAGGGCGAGCAGGAGGCTCACTTGGCGAACTTGCCCGCGACCGTGACCACGGCGACGACCACGAAGGCGACCAGTGCCAGCACGACCAGGAACTTCAGCAGCCCGAACAGCGCGGGCAGCACGAGCCCGAACACGACGTAGAGCGCGAGGATGACGCCCAGGACTGCCATCACGGTACGACTCATGAGGCCACCGTACGTCCGGCGACCGGCCCGATGGAGGCCGGAACCATAACGATCCAGTGCTTACGGAGTGGTGACGCGGCATAGGGATCGGCCGCGCCCGGGCCTACCGTGGGGACCATGAGCACGCGGATTCTGGTGGTCGACGACGACCCGACGGTGGCCGAGGTCGTGGCCCGCTACCTGGAGCGCGACGGCCATCAGGTCGAGTGCGTGGGAGACGGCGCCGAGGCGCTCAGGCGCGCGCTGTCCAACCCGCCGGACCTGCTGGTGCTCGACCTCATGCTGCCGAAGATGGACGGGCTCCAGGTCTGCAGGAAGCTCAGGGAGCGCTGGCCCGTCCCGGTGATCATGCTGACCGCGCTGGGTGAGGAGATCGACCGGGTCGTGGGCCTGGAGACCGGCGCCGACGACTACGTCACCAAGCCGTTCAGCCCCCGCGAGCTGGCGCTGCGCGTGCAGTCGGTGCTGCGGCGGGCGCGCGGCGCCTCGGTGCCGGCCGGGACCGGCGTGCTCAGGGACGGCGCCCTCGTGGTCGACGTCGGCGCCCACGAGGTACGGCTCGGCGACGACCGGATCACGCTGACCGCCCGGGAGTTCGACCTCCTGGCCCATCTCATGCGCAACCCCCGCCAGGCCTTCAGCCGCTCCGCCCTGCTCGACCAGGTCTGGGGGTGGTCCTTCGGCGACTCCTCCACGGTGACCGTCCACGTCCGCCGCCTCCGCGAGAAGATCGAGCCGGACCCGACCGCCCCCCGGCGCATCGTCACGGTGTGGGGCGTCGGCTACCGCTACGAACCCCTGACGCAGACATGATCCCCGAGATCCTGCTGATCGTCGCCGTCACGGCCGGGCTCGGCCTGCTGGTGGCCCTGGCCGGGCTCGGCGTGATGCGGCTGCTGCGGGAGCGGTCGATCGGGGTGATGCTGGCGGTGGTCGCCGTGGTGACGGTCCTGGCCACGGTGGGGGGCGTGGTGGCCATCACCCTGAAGATGATCATCGAGGGCACGCCCAGGGACATCGTGCTCAGCGTGGTCGTGGTCGGCGGCCTGGTCGGCATGGGGGTCGCGACGGTGCTCGCCCGCCGGGTCGTGGCGGCCAGCCGCAGGCTGGTCGCCGCCGTGCACGCCGTCCCGCCCTCGGGGGAGTTCGTGCCGCCCCGCGGCCTGCCCGCGGAGCTCGACACCATCGCCAGGACGCTGGAGCAGGCATACGAGCGCCTCCGCCTGGGCCACGAGCGCGAGCGCGCCCTGGAGAGCGCCCGCCGCGAGCTCGTCGCCTGGGTCAGCCACGACCTGCGCACCCCGCTGGCCGGTATGCGGGCCATGGCCGAGGCCCTGGAGGACGGGGTGGTCGCCGACCCGAGGACGGTGAGCCGCTACCACACACAGATCCGCCTGGAGGTGGAGCGGCTGTCGGGCATGGTGGACGACCTGTTCGAGCTGTCCAGGATCCACGCCGGCGCGCTGCGCCTGTCCCGGCGGCGGATCGGCCTCGGCGACCTGGTCGCCGACGCCCTGGCCGGGGTGGAGCCGCTGGCCCGGGCCAAGGGAGTACGGCTGGCGGGCCAGGTCGACCAGGCGGTCCCGGTCCAGGCCGACGCCGGGGAGCTGTCCCGGGCCCTGCGCAACCTGGTGGTCAACGCGATCAGGCACACCCCGGGCGACGGCACGGTCCGGGTGCGCGCGCTGGCGGAGGGCGGGGTCGCCCGCCTGCAGGTCGCCGACTGCTGCGGCGGCATCCCGGCCGACGACCTGCCCCGCGTGTTCGACGTCGCCTTCCGCGGCGAGGCGGCCCGGACCCCGACCGCGGACGGTACGGGAGCCGGGCTCGGTCTGGCGATCGCCCGCGGCATCGTCGAGGCCCACGAGGGGGCCATCGACGTCGTCAACGCCGGGCCCGGCTGCCGGTTCGAGATCCGGCTCCCGCTGTCCGCTTGAGCCCCGGCCGCGGCCGGGTCAGGCGGTCATGGCTCCCGCCGCCCCGTGCGGGTCGTCAGCACCGCGACCTCGCCCTCGGGCCGGACCGGTATGACGAGCGTCACCTGCGTGTCGTCGCCGCTCTCGCCGTCGTCGGGTTCGACGTGCTGGCAGGAGGTGGGGGGCCGGGGACTGCCGAAGGACTCGGCCATGGCGCGGAAGGTGGGGCACGGCCAGCGCCACATGCAGCTGCGGCAGCGCAGGATCGGGCGTGCCGCGTCGCTGGTGATGCCGCCCGCGTCGCGGGGCTGGTGCAGGTCGAGGAGCCTGACCCCGAGGGCGGCGAAGCCGAGCAGCTCCTCGCGCGCGCCTTCGAGGAAGTCGAGGTCCTCGCTCGCCAGGCGGGTTCTGATGGGGACGTATCCCTCGCGGTTCACCAGGCCGCGCAGGGAGTTGGCCGCATCGTGCCACGAGGTGGCCTTCTCGGTGCGGGTGATCATGGACTCCAGGTGCTCCCGGAGCCGCTGTCGCTGGGGATCCTCAGGAAGGTCGGTGTTCATTGATGCGTTCGAGCCCGTTTCTACTCAACGGCCGCCACTGACGTAGCGCAGGGACGGTCGGGAGATTCCGGGTCTCCCCCCTTTCCGGCTAAGCCGGTGTTGCACAGTGTCAAGTTTCGCGCACTCGCGGTTTCCATGAGGGCGAAACGGGGGACAAAGGGCCGACGACTCGGGTTAGTCGAGAGAACGTGACCAGCGGCCTCCGCGCCGCTAGTGTGCCCGCTGTGGAGCTAAAAGTCTCAACTCGATCTCATGTCGGTCACACCGTCATGGCCGTTACCGGCGAAATCGACCTATATACCGCTCCTGGACTGCAGTCCGAGTTCACTCGGCTGCTCCAGGAGAGCCCGACCACCTACGTGGTCATCGACATGTCCGGAGTGGAGTTCTGCGACTCCACCGGCATGAACGTGCTGCTCTCGGCGCTCAAGCGGCTGAAGGAGCGGGGCGGCACCCTGGAGCTGGCGGCGCCGCGGCCCGCCGTACGCAAGATCCTGCAGGTCACCGGGCTCGACTCGGTGTTCACCGTGCACGAGGCGGTGCCCGGGAAGCTGCTGACGGCCAAGCCCAAGGGATGACCGGCACAGCGGTGATCATCCCGGCCAAGGACGAGGCCGACCGGATCGGCGCCACCGTGACCGCGGCCCTGGCGCTGTCCGGTGTGGACCTCGTCATGGTCGTGGACGACGGATCGACGGACCAGACGGGCCGGGTGGCGAAGGCCGCCGGCGCCCGTGTCGTGCGGCACAGCCGCAACCGGGGCAAGGCCGCCGCCATGGAGAGCGGGGCGGAGGCCGTGCGCCTGTTCGACGGGGAGGAGCCCCGCCACCTGCTGTTCCTCGACGCCGACCTGGGCGAGAGCGCGCACGCGGCCGCGCCCCTGATCAAGCCGGTCATGACGGGTGAGGCGGACATGACCATCGCCGTGTTCGCCACCCGCGTGAAGCTGGGCGGTCACGGGTTCGTGGTGCGGCTCGCACGCCAGGGCATCGAGCGCGCCACCGGCTGGACGCCCACCCAGCCGCTCAACGGCCAGCGCTGCCT
Coding sequences:
- a CDS encoding ATP-binding protein, whose protein sequence is MSASSVVLLPYAPSSVAVARQRLCSDLQEWGVYETAIDDAVLVVSELLSNALRHAHPLPSGQIRVAWRWTDGYVEVAVSDGGAATEPRAGRPTLSSLGGRGLGIVEYLAAKWGVRHDGEITTVWAVVTTVSTVSNGNGQVSMPEPALRECG
- a CDS encoding YidC/Oxa1 family membrane protein insertase, coding for MFDPVIEFTAGLITALAGPLGSTAPAIVLFTLAVRLLLLPLSVMQARGERVRARLAPRLQELRSRHGHDPERLRRELAALYAGEKASPLAGCLPGLAQLPFLMVTYRVFTSSVIAGHANALLTHGLFGVPLGQQLAGAVAGYGLLSGPTLVFAGLFLLLLTVASVTSRRMRRAMGDQVQPEALRRVMPLLPYATVLAAAVLPLAAGIYLLVTTAWTAGERALLYRPAPA
- a CDS encoding DUF6412 domain-containing protein encodes the protein MSLLLALQTLSVWIFDGGGAVTATAVVGLGVLLLAWALRVLPLASGAGRGAPLARRERARRTLFVRQRDPDAAGRSRPRAPSAGPAPA
- a CDS encoding response regulator transcription factor: MSTRILVVDDDPTVAEVVARYLERDGHQVECVGDGAEALRRALSNPPDLLVLDLMLPKMDGLQVCRKLRERWPVPVIMLTALGEEIDRVVGLETGADDYVTKPFSPRELALRVQSVLRRARGASVPAGTGVLRDGALVVDVGAHEVRLGDDRITLTAREFDLLAHLMRNPRQAFSRSALLDQVWGWSFGDSSTVTVHVRRLREKIEPDPTAPRRIVTVWGVGYRYEPLTQT
- a CDS encoding sensor histidine kinase, translating into MIPEILLIVAVTAGLGLLVALAGLGVMRLLRERSIGVMLAVVAVVTVLATVGGVVAITLKMIIEGTPRDIVLSVVVVGGLVGMGVATVLARRVVAASRRLVAAVHAVPPSGEFVPPRGLPAELDTIARTLEQAYERLRLGHERERALESARRELVAWVSHDLRTPLAGMRAMAEALEDGVVADPRTVSRYHTQIRLEVERLSGMVDDLFELSRIHAGALRLSRRRIGLGDLVADALAGVEPLARAKGVRLAGQVDQAVPVQADAGELSRALRNLVVNAIRHTPGDGTVRVRALAEGGVARLQVADCCGGIPADDLPRVFDVAFRGEAARTPTADGTGAGLGLAIARGIVEAHEGAIDVVNAGPGCRFEIRLPLSA
- a CDS encoding STAS domain-containing protein; protein product: MELKVSTRSHVGHTVMAVTGEIDLYTAPGLQSEFTRLLQESPTTYVVIDMSGVEFCDSTGMNVLLSALKRLKERGGTLELAAPRPAVRKILQVTGLDSVFTVHEAVPGKLLTAKPKG
- a CDS encoding glycosyltransferase family 2 protein, producing the protein MTGTAVIIPAKDEADRIGATVTAALALSGVDLVMVVDDGSTDQTGRVAKAAGARVVRHSRNRGKAAAMESGAEAVRLFDGEEPRHLLFLDADLGESAHAAAPLIKPVMTGEADMTIAVFATRVKLGGHGFVVRLARQGIERATGWTPTQPLNGQRCLTRAAFEAARPLAHGFGVETALTIDLLRRGFRVREVEVEMSHRATGTDWKAQLHRARQFRDVARALLARR